One Magnolia sinica isolate HGM2019 chromosome 2, MsV1, whole genome shotgun sequence genomic window, ttatcatgaggatacaaaatagtaaatgaagatttataagacaaaatacgtgagggtatacgattaataagaaaagtagcagttaaaagagcatcaccccaaaaatgtttgggtagatgcataccaagtagaAGGGTGTGAGCAatttcaagaagatgacgattctttcgtttagcaataccattttgttgaggagtgcgagcacatgatgtcctagataaaataccacgttcctgcaagaaggacaggaaggcagtagacatgtattctcccccattatcagaatgaagggatttgatggaacaatgaaattgagtgcacacttcatgataaaacactttaaacgtaTCAAACACTtgacttttagatttcaaaagataaatccaagtcatgccggaataatcatcaataaaggtaacaaaatatctaaatccaaaggtcgaggtaaccggagctggtccccaaacatccgagtgaaccagaagaaaaggttgagatttcctcccagaagagctaggaggaaacgtagcacgatgatgtttagacaattcacaaatatcacagcataatggtttagtgacaggtaaggaggaaaacaaaagtctcaatctagcaatggatgggtggcctaagcggcaatgccaccgagtcatgaactcttgatctagagaaagggtactagaagcggcaacaggtgtatcatcgagaagataaacgcttcctcgctcatgccccccaccaatcactctcttcgtctgtaggtcctgaaacaaacaataagaaggaaagaaggtgatggaacaattgagtgatttagtaagagagctaacagacaataagtttaatggaaaacgaggcacatgcaatacggaggacagagacaaggaagaagagagagagatggaaccaatcccagagatgagagattgggttccatctgcgactgtgacatactgagtgggagaagaagaagaataagaagaaaagaattgcaacttaccagtcatatgggaggaagctcctgAGTCAATGACCCAGGAGGTAAGAGAGGATGAGGCAAGAAGGGCggtacctgactgggccgaagctgcgtgagaaggctcaggaatatcccgaatgtgaagccgcataagggcatcatatgccgcccgagaaataataagagactcccctgaagtagactgctcaactgtcggggtggaagactggGTCTCAGAAGCAACAGTGGAAGTAACAGAAGCAGCGGCATAAGTAGGATGACCATGTAGCTGCCAAcaataatcaatagtgtgattagttccaccgcaatgtgaacaaatgcgggaaccatcacgtcctcatccacgtccaccacgaccacgaagactacggccgccgcgactgcgatctagatcgcggcctctaccacgaccaccaaaaccagaaatgcgTCCTAAGCTCAAGGACGGTACCCGAAGACCAAGGGAGGACTGATCGCCAACAAGATGTACCGAACGCTcaggtggcacaaatgaatgagaaggaagagtagagatcatagcacgctgacacatggcatagactgtcgtcaatgggggaagaggatcctgcataacaacctaatcgcgaacgtgaagataatcagaactcaacccagcgaggaactgcatgatacgagtatcatcccgttgcttatgagcatgttcatgatcctctttacatttggaaggaagaggctgatacatatccaactcatcccacataccccgaagcatcgaatagtagtcttttaaggatctggagttttgttgaaaccgaccaatttcttgaataagctggaatactcgtgaaaaattctgagattccgagaacatatcatgaagcgtatcccaaatgcctttagccgaggataaaaatatcactgagtggctaatcgaggaatccatgctattcaacaaccatgcaataacttaataattctcctttgtccaagacttgtaggtaacatctgtagagcttggggaatcatccaaaatatacgacaacttgtcacgggctcctaaaaatacttttatagattgtgcccattgaagatagttgtcaccattcaacttaatggaggtaatctgcaaggggttagattcaagagaccctatgccaagagatgagggccctttgtcagccataatagagtccaagagaaataaacctatgccaagagaccccttatgccaagaaagattgattcaaacaactctatctcactcaatccttcaacataataagagataaacctcaaacaaatatcaatcatccaaaataccatgaaacgcagtcaaatagggcctgaccgagtgaaaaacggcccagccgcacgcccatttgaggttaaaaacctctcaaacattgatcttaagtaaaaaaatccaccatggatagtttgagaggaagatttcggtctatcttgagcaaagaaaccgaagaaaagcttaccgatttgaggtagatcgaagaaaaacggaatctggaaccgattttcgaatttctctatttcgcccaaaatgccatgaaatgaggtccaataaattctgaaaaaatcatgacaaatcttctaaaatcaagatctatcaaacccctaaacttttagttcaaacagagcccatgcgtccgtacaacgctgacgtcagccgtacggctgctgacgtcagcaaggtgacgtgtcgcctctcaacctgttggatgcggaatgccttgaacttgctttgataccaagtagaaaaagatttgatgaggataatgtgaagaagagatgagaatattgagagagaaggaggaggagagtttgggagagatgatatgttaggcttgcatgccctaacacataatattttattatgaaaaagcatatagtacactgcaggggaatagggaagtgtgcacatgcacttacactaaaaggacacacaataaatacaatacactagcattctctataaaATCACCATTCTTTTTGTACAAGTCTGGCAAGGATTGGTTGCAACTCATGCACATCATCACATTGAAATGTTACCTTAATAACTGCACAAATTGCCTTTGTGGCCGAATTCGAAATAAATTCAAAGCAGCTGATAAATCTAGAGTTCAAAATGCTTGTAGATCGGGAGTTCAGCTCTAGTCTCAGACATAATTCCAAAACTCAGTGACTTGACTCAAAATTTGGCCAGGTCAACTTGACTCGATGAGATTTCAAGCCAGGTCTCTTGGAAAGTCACTGACAAGAGTGACTTGGTCAAATCAGCTTGTATACTCGGTTGACTCGATTTGACTTGACCGAGTTACTCACTGGGTTAGCTGGCATTTTGGTAAAATACCAAAAATGCGAAACTCAAAAATCAAACCTAGGACCTGTTTCCAAAGCGCATGACCTCTTACTAGCCCTCCAAGTTCTTGGGTTGTGGTAGAACTTcagtctttttatttattttagaatatCCAACAAGTTTAATGTTAACAACCAGACAATGATTTATATTTAATTACTGATATGTCGAGTCGAGGCGAGTAAAGACTTGGTCGAGTTTTCAAGTTGACCCGACTAGATTGGACATGGAATCAAGTCAAGTTTTTGAAGTATGGTCTCAGGGAAGGGGATCCTTTATTTTAGTATCCAACAGAGTATTGGCAGTTTTTCGGTGGATCTGACCGTGAGCCTTGGGAAGCAAGAGAGGGTTGTATGGAAGTTATCTTTGTTGGCAGGACTGTGGACTCTGGGTGGGGGgaagaaatgggagatgtttcaACAATTTGAGCACCTCTGAATCAAGTGATTTGTAGATAAGGTCTTGTTTGAAGGGCAGGATTTCTTGTATAGATGATTTAAAAGATTGTGATCTTTCTTTGAGTAGGATGTAAGCTCCTGCACCATCTCGGTGCTCATTTAATAAATCGTTgtctcttttcaaaaaaaaaaaaagtgttgagTTCATAAGTGAGATGAATTGTGAACAGAATCTAATCCAAGTGGGAatgacaaaataataataatagtaatagtaataataataatgtttccGGGCATTTATAATGAGGTGGTTGCCATCAAGTTGCAGTTACAGTCCtaccaagtccaacttgaaaggaACACAATTCCCATTGGTAGCCTTTGTCCTCCAATATGAATGGGCAAGGAAGGCAATCACAATTTGGTTCTTTCTATGTCAGTAGGCAGATAATTGCAGTTCGGTTTGGAAGTGCACTCAAATGCACCCTTGTGGAGATCTTTTGGATGCCCATACAGTGTTTCAGGTGTTTTAACTGTCCTTGCAGCCATACCTTGTTTAACATAGCGATGCAGGTGTTTAGGTCTACTCAAGTAGCAAGGGAATCTGCTGTACTATTTGTCCCTCAATGAATGAATTGCGCCAGCATCATGCAACAAGCAGGTAGTGAAACTGAAAAACTTGTTCTCAGTCAAGTAAGTCACCAATGTCACTCAACCACAACTGAGTCAAGTTTACGCAATTCAAAAGAATAACTCTACTTGGATTCATTCCCGTATTGAATAGTActcgattttcaaaattttaaagctTGGTTGGTACTGTTCACCATCCCACTGTGGTAGGCTTGGGTATGCCTTTGCctttttactttctattttattatGGGCTGAATTTATATTGTTCCATAACTAGGAGTATATGTCAAAACACATGAGACTGTTTGCAGGCACGAGATCAAGGAGCTTCAGAACAAAGAATTAGGTCTGAAAAAAGCAGCTGCTAAAGGCAGCAAGGCTGAGCAGAAGGCTAAGAAGAAGCAGGTGGAGGACGAGATCTCTCAACTTTCATCCGAACTCAAAGCAAAGCATGCAGAAGAGCTTGCTTCATTAGGCTACGATAGCAATGGGAAGGAGAGAAACAATCTTGACAATTTGGTAAAGGCCATAGCCGGTGTTTCCGTCACTGGTCATGGTGACCCTTCCAAACCCAGTAAGAGTATCAAGAGACGCGAGAAGAGAGCTCAACAAGAAGCAGCACGGGAGCAGAGAATACAAGAAGAACAAAACAACATTATCAGCGACCGTATGATCGAGAACCAGGAGTTGGAGAAAAAGCTCCAGCCCCTCAGTCTGACAGTCAATGAAATCAAGCCGGATGGCCACTGCCTCTACCGGGCCGTCGAGGATCAACTGTCACATCAATCAGGAACCATGTCTCCATACAGTTATCAAAAGCTCCGAGAAATGACTGCAGCTTATATGAGAGAACATGCATCCGATTTCCTTCCATTTTTCCTGTCAGAGAATAAGATAGAAGCAGATTCCGATGGTTCGCAATTGGAAATATTCGATAAGTACTGTAGTGAAGTGGAGTTGACAGCAGCTTGGGGAGGGCAACTTGAACTAGGTGCTCTAACGCATTGCTTGAGGAAACATATCGTGATATTCTCAGGGTCCTTCCCTGATGTGGAGATGGGGAAGGAGTACAAGTCCGAAAGCGGAAGCAGTTCCTCTAACCCGAGCATCATGTTATCTTATCACCGGTATGCATTTGGGCTCGGAGAGCACTATAATTCAGTTGTTCCAGTGCAATAAGGTTGGTAACACGATATCTCCTATGAGAGATTTTTTTGTGTGCTATTTCTATCTATTCATCTTTGATAGATGTAAACCCGTATCAACTTTTAAGTTAAAAAACCACAAATGCAAATGCTACACTTTTGCTTTTATTCATCTGTTCATTAATATATGTGTAACATTTTGTCTATTACATTGACATTCATGCAAATCTTGCATGTTGGCATGCTAAGACAGAATATTAGAATTTGTGCTATGCACAACCATGAATGAAGAGGTTGAAGCTCCCAAAAGAAGATAAGAAACCAGGCTGGCTGGGAAGCTGTCTCTATAAAATAATATACAAATGTTTGAATGTCCTTATATCTAACAAAAACACAGGAAATTAACTCCTTTTCTCGTACAGTAGTTAAGTGAGGTTTGAACCCCCGATCTAAGCATTGCACACTTGTGTGTCATCTATTTGAGGAAAATTGGTTTTCTAACAACATATTGAATCTGAAAaacagcatttaaaaaaaaaaaaaaacattggcaGCGTTtgcacgtgtgtgtatatatgcacTATAGAACCATGGTGATTTTCAGGTAGTCAGCCATTTCTCTCCACTTTGGAGACCTTGAGTCGTTGCATTCTTCCCACATTTTCCATTCcctagatcttttttttttttactgcccATGTGTGCTTTTGATGCAAGAGAATTCCCATGGCATCACCAACTTCATTGAAGTTGGAGCATTGTTCTTTTCCACCAACACCAATTACCAGTAATCTTGGCAAGAACAAGACCCatctttgaatgaatgaaatcgACTCCTATCCCTTACGACAATCTCCCGTCGGTAGACCTTCGATATCAGCTTCATCACCAGATGGCAGTCCACACACACTCTTAGATTCTTCACTATCCTTATAACACTTCCCTCACATAATCTTGCCATCCCAAAAGCAACTGCCAGCTTCTCACTGTGCCTAGACACGGCATCTCCTTTCTCTTCCTCCTCTATATCATGCAAAACACTCCCAATTTCTGGAATGTAGCCTTCAACCTTAAGTCTCAATATGATCTCACCAAGCTTCTCTAGAGCTTCCTTGGTGGCGCTGTTCCCTCCATCCCCAACCACAAATCTGTAGAATTCCTTGTCAACCTCAATCATGCTCCAGCCAGGAGTCTTCTTTATCTTCCGATCAGTCATCAACCTCCTCACAGAAGCCACATCTTTCCACTTACCGGCAACTGCATAGATGTTGGACAACAGGACATGGTCCCCGGAATTGTCGGGATCAAGGCTGGAGAGCTTTTTCTTCACATGCTCTGCCAACCTGACATTGCCATGGATGCTACATGCTCCTAGAAGTGTTCGCCAGATGACTGCATTGGGCTCGATGGGCATTCTTTTTACAAACTCGTAGGCCTTGTCAAGCAGACCAGCCCGCCCATAGATATCAACCATACACCCATAATGCTCCACCGATGGCTTGATTCCGTAGATCTCTTCCATTTTATGGAAATGCAGGGACCCTTGTTCTACCAAACCCGCATGGCTGCAAGCATATAGGATCGAAATGAAGGTGACCCCATCTGGCCTTGTTCCAGACTCCTCCATCTTTTGGAAAAGGTCTATAGCTTCCTCGCCGTGTCCATACATCGCAAGCCCTGCAATCATTGAAGTCCAAGAAACGATGGTCTTCTTTTCCATCATCCAATTGAAAACGAGGCGTGCCATGCCGATGTTTCCACATTTGGCATACGTATCCAAGAGTGCATTACTGACCGAAACGATACCACAGAATCCAGCTTTCTCTATATATCCATGTAAGATTTTACCGAAATCAAATGCCCCGGCCTGCGCACATGCAGAAAGGACTCCCGTCAAGCTCACCTCATTGGGTCTTGTCCCCAGTCTCTGCATCTCTCGGAAAAAGCCAAAAGCATCATCAAAACAACCATTGTGGGCGAATCCAACGATCATGGTACTCCATGAGACGGGGTCCGTTTGGGGCATCTCGCAGAACGTCCTCCTCGCACTCTCCATCTCTCCGGCTTTCATGTACCCAGCAAGCATTAGATTCCACGATGTCAGGTTCCGCCAAGGCATCCGATTAAACAATGACTCCGCACACATCACGTCATCGCATCTGAAACAGGCCGTGACAATCGCATTCCAAGCAACTACATTCGGTTGGGGTGTTTCTTCGAATGCTTTCTGTGCGGAATCAATCTGCCTACATTCAGCATACATGCTCACTAACGTCGTCTGGACAAAGAGATGGGTGTTGAAGCCGTGGTTGATAGCTTGGCAGTGAAGTTGGATTCCGGTGTTCAAGGACTTGAAATTAGCGGCGGCCTTGAGGATGAAAGCGAAAGAGAAGCTATCGGGTGTAACAGAACAACGGCGCATTTGAGTGTATGTAAGGAAGGACTGTTGTGGGGATTCAGAATCGGAGAGACCGCGTATGAGGGTGTTGTACATGAAGGCATCAGGGCCGGGGATGTGGACAAAGATCCGGCGGGCATAGTCAATGGCATCGGCGACAGTTGCCGTGGAGAGGAGGAGGAGCTGCCCTGCGATGAACGGATCACTGTCGAGACTGGTTTTCAATGCGTATGCATGGATCTGTTTGAGGGAGCTGATGGTTTTGCAGGCTTTCAAGGAGGAGAGGCAGAGCTGGAGACTGCTACTGCTCATCTTTTTTTGAATCGAAGTAGTCGTTGGAGGGTATTTTGGTACGAGTTCGTTTTGCCTAGGCGCCGCTTGGGATCAACAGCCATGTGTCACCTCAGTGGGGCCTACATGTACAATGGTCTGATGATCAGAACCGCCCGTGTTCTGAGAGCTGCCTTAGATGGGCCGTGCTAAGAAACTTGTGGTTGAAGGATGATCCTGGCTATTGAAATTTGCGGCGGAATGTGGACTGATTTTCAATGGACTGTATTCAATCCTACAACGCAATGGTCCTTTCAGCATGATTATTGAAATGGAGGTCTCTAAAAGTGGCACTCATTTGATGGATGGCTCTGATCATTGGACCATATCTTCATGTGCCACCCATTCACATAGACTCTGCTTCGGTAGTAACCCCTCTAGTACGGTgatctccatccatttttccagatcattgtagggcatgagcccaaaaatgagacagatccaaatctcacgtggaccacaccactggtccACCACAtgaaaacggtggtgattgaacaccaaccattgaaaacttcctaagactcactgtaacgtttatttgccatccaacctgttgactagGTCACACAGACTCGGACAAATagcaaacataaatatcagcttgatccaaaacttaaagtTGCCTCCGAGacattttcaacggtgggcgttcaatcatcaccgtggtgtggtctacctgagatttggatctgcctcactttttgggctaatgagctagcaaaatggatggactgcatggataaaatacatagggCCTGtttaggagcgtggatttggaaccccctggatttggacCCCCTGGGATTTGAAATCCACCTATTGTGTTTGGCGCCCTATATCTGgaaggggtgcacatcgaaccggtagaaccgtggaattgaaccagaactgaccaaacggtccggtttggtcggttctagagtgcaccagttccagttccaaaaatcaaagaaccgattacattggtttggttctcggtttgggggtatgtagaactgaaCTGAACCATGAAACCGAACCTGGAActgaacttggaaccgaaccaagaacactttgattgtttccatatttgactcatgatttatggtttacaatgcaccattgattgttttcataaatgtagTTTTGCATAGCTTATATAatttctaaaccattcatcaaatggatcacaacacgaatggacatgggctaaattataaaataaaagatgCAATTGAGCTGGATCATAAAAAgctcagaaccgtggaaccgaaccgatTTTCACGGTCcggtccggttcggttctagggtgctaacgatccggttccagttccaaatatcctagaaccgttaggaacgattcagttccagtttcaccccagaactggattgaaccgacccgtgtgcacccctaatatctggaatcaactttaatccaaaagtagttatacatggtatatttacaggggtttgaatttaattattaaatcaattttaatttaTCTAGTTAGTGaaaatatgtaatgtttgacataatggttgtaataagcccactgaaatatatactttggccaaaaaatgatgaaatttcaagtctcagatgggccacaagcataagatcatgttCGAGTGACTAAACAaatatttttaaccgttgatttatatgtacaatgtttggatggcactgatcattgtattaaagtaattagggcccatttgggagcatggatttggaaccccctagattCGGAACCCCCTACATTTGAAATCatcttgttgtgtttgg contains:
- the LOC131231460 gene encoding OVARIAN TUMOR DOMAIN-containing deubiquitinating enzyme 5; protein product: MENANGAEDSPTKEFEENPLEKTQETLEEMLSRHRHEIKELQNKELGLKKAAAKGSKAEQKAKKKQVEDEISQLSSELKAKHAEELASLGYDSNGKERNNLDNLVKAIAGVSVTGHGDPSKPSKSIKRREKRAQQEAAREQRIQEEQNNIISDRMIENQELEKKLQPLSLTVNEIKPDGHCLYRAVEDQLSHQSGTMSPYSYQKLREMTAAYMREHASDFLPFFLSENKIEADSDGSQLEIFDKYCSEVELTAAWGGQLELGALTHCLRKHIVIFSGSFPDVEMGKEYKSESGSSSSNPSIMLSYHRYAFGLGEHYNSVVPVQ
- the LOC131231451 gene encoding pentatricopeptide repeat-containing protein At1g74630 → MSSSSLQLCLSSLKACKTISSLKQIHAYALKTSLDSDPFIAGQLLLLSTATVADAIDYARRIFVHIPGPDAFMYNTLIRGLSDSESPQQSFLTYTQMRRCSVTPDSFSFAFILKAAANFKSLNTGIQLHCQAINHGFNTHLFVQTTLVSMYAECRQIDSAQKAFEETPQPNVVAWNAIVTACFRCDDVMCAESLFNRMPWRNLTSWNLMLAGYMKAGEMESARRTFCEMPQTDPVSWSTMIVGFAHNGCFDDAFGFFREMQRLGTRPNEVSLTGVLSACAQAGAFDFGKILHGYIEKAGFCGIVSVSNALLDTYAKCGNIGMARLVFNWMMEKKTIVSWTSMIAGLAMYGHGEEAIDLFQKMEESGTRPDGVTFISILYACSHAGLVEQGSLHFHKMEEIYGIKPSVEHYGCMVDIYGRAGLLDKAYEFVKRMPIEPNAVIWRTLLGACSIHGNVRLAEHVKKKLSSLDPDNSGDHVLLSNIYAVAGKWKDVASVRRLMTDRKIKKTPGWSMIEVDKEFYRFVVGDGGNSATKEALEKLGEIILRLKVEGYIPEIGSVLHDIEEEEKGDAVSRHSEKLAVAFGMARLCEGSVIRIVKNLRVCVDCHLVMKLISKVYRREIVVRDRSRFHSFKDGSCSCQDYW